The following coding sequences are from one Arthrobacter sp. PvP023 window:
- a CDS encoding carboxyl transferase domain-containing protein, protein MLTEQKARHLDAAGLITAVLDPGSYRSWDATVVDPDPGPEYRQELAAARAKTGVDESVLTGEGFIRGRRVAVIVSEFRFLAGSIGQAAAERIVTAVERATREGLPLLAGPASGGTRMQEGTIAFLSMVKISAAVRAHRQAGLPYLVYLRHPTTGGVMASWGSLGHITVAEPGALLGFLGPRVYEALYGTPFPENVQVAENLFDKGLIDAVVPPSQLSDVVDRALSILVTGPHGRIEPPKTLSVRPSDARAWESIQISRNPRRPDLRQLLAYGARDVLPLNGTGQGEKDPGLQLALARFGQESCVVIGHTRPRPSQQTAMGPASLREARRGMRLAEELGLPLLTVIDTGGAALSKEAEEGGLAGEIARSLHDMIGLNSPTVSVLLGQGAGGGALALLPADRTIAAQHAWLSPLPPEGASAIVHRSTDFAPAMSEAQGVNVAALYANGLVEHIVDERGDAGHRDAAVEGRAFCRRLGQAIEYELATLSSVGVGELLPRRLEKYRNLGGLTAG, encoded by the coding sequence ATGCTGACTGAACAGAAAGCCAGGCATCTGGACGCCGCCGGGCTCATCACCGCTGTGCTGGATCCCGGCTCCTACCGAAGTTGGGATGCCACGGTGGTTGACCCCGATCCCGGTCCTGAATACCGGCAGGAATTGGCGGCCGCCCGCGCTAAGACCGGCGTGGATGAATCCGTCCTCACCGGCGAAGGGTTCATCCGCGGCCGGCGCGTAGCCGTCATCGTGAGCGAATTCCGCTTCCTCGCCGGTTCCATCGGCCAGGCAGCCGCGGAACGCATCGTCACCGCCGTCGAACGGGCAACCCGTGAGGGCCTGCCGCTCCTGGCGGGCCCGGCGTCGGGCGGAACCCGGATGCAGGAAGGAACCATCGCCTTCCTGTCCATGGTCAAAATCAGTGCCGCCGTCCGCGCCCACCGCCAGGCCGGCCTGCCCTACCTCGTGTACCTGCGGCACCCCACCACCGGAGGGGTTATGGCGTCCTGGGGATCCCTCGGCCACATCACTGTGGCCGAGCCCGGGGCCCTCCTCGGCTTCCTGGGGCCGCGGGTCTACGAGGCCCTCTACGGCACGCCGTTTCCGGAGAACGTGCAGGTGGCGGAGAACCTTTTCGACAAGGGCCTGATCGATGCGGTGGTCCCGCCCTCGCAGCTGTCCGACGTCGTGGACCGCGCCCTCAGCATTCTGGTCACTGGCCCGCACGGCCGGATTGAGCCGCCGAAGACCCTTTCAGTCAGACCGTCGGATGCCCGTGCCTGGGAATCGATCCAAATCTCCCGAAATCCGCGGCGGCCGGACCTGCGCCAACTGCTCGCCTACGGCGCCCGCGATGTGCTCCCCCTCAACGGCACCGGTCAGGGGGAAAAGGACCCCGGACTGCAGCTTGCCCTGGCCCGCTTCGGCCAGGAGTCCTGCGTGGTCATCGGCCACACCCGGCCCAGGCCGTCGCAGCAGACTGCGATGGGACCGGCGTCGCTCCGCGAGGCCCGTCGCGGCATGCGGCTGGCCGAGGAGCTCGGTTTGCCGCTGCTGACGGTCATTGACACCGGCGGCGCGGCGCTGTCCAAGGAGGCCGAGGAAGGCGGGCTGGCCGGCGAGATTGCCCGGTCCCTGCATGACATGATCGGGCTGAACTCCCCCACCGTCTCGGTTCTGCTGGGCCAGGGTGCCGGCGGCGGGGCGCTGGCCCTACTGCCCGCGGACCGCACCATTGCCGCCCAGCACGCCTGGCTGTCTCCGCTGCCGCCTGAAGGCGCCAGCGCCATCGTCCACCGCAGCACCGATTTCGCGCCGGCCATGTCCGAAGCACAGGGCGTCAACGTTGCCGCCCTGTACGCCAACGGACTGGTGGAGCACATCGTGGACGAACGCGGGGACGCAGGACACCGCGACGCTGCCGTTGAGGGAAGGGCGTTCTGCCGGCGGCTGGGGCAGGCCATCGAATACGAACTCGCCACGTTGTCCTCCGTCGGGGTCGGCGAACTGCTCCCGCGGAGGCTGGAAAAGTACCGGAACCTGGGCGGGCTTACCGCCGGGTGA
- a CDS encoding alanine racemase, whose amino-acid sequence MTESSMPYPQLRLNLEALDNNIRVMASWCRERQLDLAPHVKTTMSAPIIDRQLNAGAVGVTVATVDQVASAVGWGHRHVLIANEVVDRYGLARIRGWLGEDSGREIRCFVDSAAGVNAAAAVFGAEADVALEVLIDVGTPGGRTGVRNLQEAVELAGLVHAAPGLRLVGVAGYEGVVPNSRAEATIAAVDRHCRLVRDVYLEVAPFFETSAPVYSMGGSAFPDRVAEFLPDAGQVPGTRRLLRSGCYVTHDHGTYAGVSPVPGLMPALTVRAVVLSTPEEGIAVVGAGKRDLPYDAGLPVVLAAHTADGAPKDGATAVVRNLYDHHAVLTGVTGLEVTDLVDFGISHPCSAFDRWPEYVVTDGDGRDLDVWHTDFHRSSLESFRPGITRR is encoded by the coding sequence ATGACAGAATCGAGCATGCCCTATCCGCAGCTTCGGCTCAATCTCGAGGCCCTCGACAACAACATCCGCGTCATGGCGTCCTGGTGCCGGGAACGGCAGCTGGACCTCGCGCCGCACGTGAAGACCACTATGTCCGCCCCGATCATCGACCGTCAGCTAAACGCCGGTGCCGTCGGCGTCACGGTTGCCACCGTGGACCAGGTCGCTTCTGCGGTGGGCTGGGGGCACCGGCACGTCCTCATCGCCAACGAGGTCGTCGACCGGTATGGCCTGGCACGGATCCGCGGCTGGCTGGGGGAGGACTCCGGACGGGAAATCCGCTGCTTCGTGGACTCCGCTGCCGGTGTGAATGCTGCAGCCGCGGTGTTCGGCGCCGAGGCGGACGTGGCCCTTGAGGTGCTGATCGACGTCGGGACGCCGGGCGGACGCACGGGCGTACGCAACCTCCAGGAGGCCGTAGAGCTCGCCGGGCTGGTCCATGCCGCGCCCGGCCTCAGGCTCGTTGGAGTCGCCGGGTACGAGGGCGTCGTGCCCAACAGCAGGGCGGAAGCGACCATCGCAGCCGTTGACCGGCACTGCCGGCTGGTGCGGGACGTTTACCTGGAGGTTGCCCCGTTCTTCGAAACGTCCGCCCCCGTCTACTCCATGGGTGGATCGGCATTTCCGGACCGGGTGGCGGAATTCCTCCCGGACGCCGGCCAGGTGCCCGGAACACGGCGGCTCCTCCGGTCGGGTTGCTACGTCACCCACGATCACGGCACCTACGCCGGTGTCAGCCCGGTGCCGGGACTGATGCCCGCGCTGACCGTCCGCGCCGTGGTGCTCTCCACCCCCGAAGAGGGGATCGCCGTCGTCGGTGCCGGCAAGCGGGACCTGCCCTACGACGCCGGATTGCCGGTGGTCCTGGCGGCCCACACCGCTGACGGCGCTCCGAAGGACGGGGCGACCGCTGTGGTGCGCAACCTCTACGACCACCACGCCGTCCTCACCGGGGTGACCGGCCTGGAGGTCACGGACCTGGTGGACTTCGGCATCTCTCATCCCTGTTCCGCCTTCGACCGCTGGCCCGAATACGTCGTCACCGACGGAGACGGACGGGACCTCGATGTTTGGCACACGGATTTCCATCGGTCATCTTTGGAAAGTTTCCGCCCGGGGATCACCCGGCGGTAA
- a CDS encoding LysR family transcriptional regulator, which produces MDTRKLKYFLAVVDHDGFNRAAEHLLIAQPSLSQTIAGLEKDLGVPLFHRIGRRAVLSEAGKELVGPARLVMRDLDAAKSAVQALRGLRSGRLDIITMPSPGIEPLTSMIAGFTRLHPSVRLNVSAAFTPEEVIESVRSGSTEIGLAGASTPIRVPGVQVLELERQPLILIVNPQADTFGPGIAIQREDLGGHRLVASQRGSLMRWLVDDALAHGVTAEIVVEVAHRTSILPLVLAGVGHAVMPSSWAPTAHKAGLRTVLIEPVSYLDVAILSRKEDLTPAAKAFLTVAELHANQ; this is translated from the coding sequence GTGGACACACGAAAGCTGAAGTATTTTCTGGCCGTTGTTGACCATGACGGGTTCAACCGGGCGGCAGAGCATCTGTTGATCGCCCAGCCGTCGCTGTCCCAGACCATCGCCGGCCTGGAGAAGGACCTCGGAGTGCCGCTCTTCCACCGCATCGGCCGCCGGGCAGTCCTCAGCGAAGCGGGCAAGGAACTGGTTGGACCGGCGCGCCTGGTGATGCGGGACCTTGATGCCGCCAAGTCCGCCGTGCAGGCACTGCGGGGCCTGCGCAGCGGCCGGCTGGACATCATCACCATGCCCTCCCCCGGGATCGAGCCGCTGACTTCGATGATCGCCGGCTTCACCCGGCTGCACCCCTCGGTCCGGCTCAACGTCAGTGCCGCGTTCACGCCCGAGGAAGTCATCGAATCCGTCCGGAGCGGCAGCACCGAAATCGGCCTGGCCGGTGCCTCAACGCCCATCCGGGTCCCGGGGGTGCAGGTCCTGGAGCTGGAGCGCCAGCCGCTGATCCTGATCGTGAACCCGCAGGCCGACACCTTCGGCCCGGGAATAGCCATCCAGCGGGAGGACCTCGGCGGGCACCGGCTGGTCGCGAGCCAGCGCGGATCACTGATGCGGTGGCTGGTGGACGATGCATTGGCACATGGCGTGACGGCGGAGATCGTCGTCGAGGTCGCCCACCGGACCTCAATCCTGCCGCTGGTGCTCGCCGGGGTGGGGCACGCGGTGATGCCGTCGTCCTGGGCGCCGACCGCGCACAAAGCCGGGCTGCGCACCGTGCTCATCGAACCCGTGTCGTACCTCGATGTGGCAATCCTGAGCCGGAAGGAAGACCTGACGCCGGCCGCAAAGGCGTTCCTGACGGTGGCCGAGCTGCATGCCAACCAATAG